The proteins below are encoded in one region of Aspergillus nidulans FGSC A4 chromosome III:
- the dbp8 gene encoding ATP-dependent RNA helicase dbp8 (transcript_id=CADANIAT00005498), whose amino-acid sequence MAPLSTPESISREISVSSDASADESTSLDQMRAPKRRRLSESSTDSYTAAPAPLPSLSRIKKKSSSTNATSSRKDDENPVLIKDALEIGLNAEENSFKALNVAPWLVGSLTTMAVRKPTAIQRACIPEILKGRDCIGGSRTGSGKTIAFSVPILQKWAEDPFGIFAVILTPTRELALQIFEQIKAISAPQSMKPVLITGGTDMRSQAIELAGRPHVVVATPGRLADHINTSGTDTVAGLKRVRMVVLDEADRLLSPGPGSMLPDVETCLSFLPGPSQRQTLLFTATLTPEVRALKSMPQTPGKPPIFVTEISTEAKDTVPPTLRTTYVQVPLTHREAFLHVLLSTESNITKSAIVFTNTTKSADLLERLLRSLGHRVTSLHSLLPQSERNSNLARFRASAARVLVATDVASRGLDIPSVSLVVNFEVPRNPDDYVHRVGRTARAGRTGEAVTLVGQRDVQLVLAIEERIGRKMVEYEEEGVNLEARVAKGSLLKEVGAAKREAMVEIDEGRDVLGRKRNKLKKVR is encoded by the exons ATGGCGCCCTTGTCTACTCCAGAGTCCATATCACGAGAAATTTCAGTATCATCCGATGCTTCCGCCGACGAAAGTACCTCACTCGATCAGATGCGCGCGCCCAagcgccgccgcctctcCGAGTCCTCAACAGACTCCTACACCGCAGCACCCGCACCACTCCCGTCGCTCTCACGAATCAAGAAAAAGTCCTCATCAACGAATGCCACCTCAAGTAGGAAAGACGACGAGAACCCGGTCCTGATCAAGGATGCGCTTGAAATCGGGCTCAATGCCGAAGAGAACTCATTCAAGGCCCTGAATGTGGCGCCGTGGTTGGTTGGCTCTTTGACCACCATGGCAGTGCGCAAGCCGACCGCTATCCAGCGGGCTTGTATTCCGGAGATTTTGAAGGGGAGGGACTGTATTGGTGGGAGTCGAACAGGTTCCGGAAAGACGATTGCTTTCTCGGTGCCGATCCTGCAGAAGTGGGCAGAAGATCCTTTTGGGATTTTTGCGGTGATTTTGACGCCGACTCG TGAACTTGCGCTGCAAATCTtcgagcagatcaaggcGATCTCCGCCCCTCAGAGCATGAAACCGGTCCTTATCACAGGCGGCACAGATATGCGCTCGCAGGCAATCGAGCTCGCAGGCCGACCCCACGTCGTCGTTGCCACGCCCGGTCGTCTAGCAGACCACATCAACACCTCCGGTACCGACACAGTCGCGGGCCTCAAGCGCGTCCGCATGGTCGTCCTCGATGAAGCAGACCGCCTTCTTTCCCCGGGGCCAGGAAGCATGCTCCCAGATGTCGAAACctgtctctccttcctcccgGGCCCCTCACAACGCCAAACCCTCCTCTTTACCGCAACACTCACTCCTGAAGTTCGCGCTCTGAAATCAATGCCCCAAACGCCCGGGAAACCGCCCATCTTCGTCACCGAGATCTCCACAGAAGCTAAAGATACCGTCCCCCCCACGCTGAGAACAACATACGTCCAAGTCCCGCTCACCCACCGTGAGGCCTTCCTACATGTCCTTCTCTCCACCGAATCAAATATCACCAAGTCCGCTATTGTCTTCACAAACACTACCAAATCAGCGGACCTCCTTGAGCGCCTCCTCCGCTCATTAGGCCACAGGGTCACCTCTCTACACTCCCTCCTTCCGCAATCCGAACGTAACTCCAACCTCGCGCGCTTCCGTGCCAGCGCGGCTCGAGTCCTCGTCGCTACGGACGTTGCATCTCGAGGTCTCGATATTCCCTCCGTCAGCTTGGTTGTTAATTTCGAGGTCCCTAGGAACCCGGACGACTATGTGCATCGTGTTGGACGAACGGCGCGTGCTGGGCGGACTGGTGAGGCGGTAACGCTTGTGGGGCAGCGCGATGTGCAGCTCGTGCTTGCGATTGAGGAGCGTATTGGCAGAAAAATGGTAGAatatgaagaggaaggggtCAATCTCGAAGCTAGGGTTGCCAAGGGTTCGctgctgaaggaggttgGGGCGGCGAAGAGGGAGGCTATGGTTGAGATTGATGAGGGGAGGGATGTGCttgggagaaagaggaataAGCTGAAGAAGGTTAGGTAG
- a CDS encoding anion exchange family protein (transcript_id=CADANIAT00005497) — MEPPSRTSSSHGSLHFPGSNFHSSSSPPASPHSNSQQRSWRSPSKLFSQSRRPSGTAGTATGTGRARTEAESSAYVAGGQTPRAHEHESSNAEPKWWRIRLFRGMIDDVKRRAPYYWSDWADAWDYRVVPATVYMYFANILPALAFSLDMFEKTHQSYGVNEVLLASVLGSFVFSLFAAQPLVIVGVTGPITVFNYTVYDIIAPRGTPYMEFMCWIGIWSLIMHWILAIMNACNALTYVTRFSCDIFGFYVAFIYLQKGIQVLTRQWGFAGEASAYLSIMVALLVLMAAWICGELGNSSLFQRYVRKFLEDYGTPLTIVFFTGFVHIGHMRNVEVATLPTSKAFFPTADRGWLVHFWNLDVADIFLAIPFALLLTILFYFDHNVSSLIAQGTEFPLRKPAGFHWDLWLLGLTTFVAGILGIPFPNGLIPQAPFHTAALCVTRNVADEEDTNKGKTIRVTDHVVEQRVSNLAQGLLTLGTMTGPLLIVLHLIPQGVMAGLFFVMGVQALQANGITQKLIFLAQDRDLTPRSDPLKGLERRRAIWAFVILELIGFGGTFAITQTIAAIGFPVIILVLIPVRSFLLPRWFTQEELSALDGPAASPFTMESVGGVYGHTPEEEMTQSSRGEGVLLPEAHGLTHTGAENDIEMGVYEHQARQRKNMGNQSQN; from the exons ATGGAACCCCCAAGCAGGACGTCCTCGTCCCACGGCTCTCTACACTTTCCAGGGTCCAATTTCCactcttcgtcctctccaCCGGCATCTCCGCACTCCAATTCCCAGCAGCGATCCTGGCGGTCGCCGTCGAAACTCTTCTCTCAGTCTCGCCGGCCGTCGGGCACTGCGGGTACAGcaactgggactgggagagcGCGTACCGAGGCTGAAAGCTCTGCTTATGTCGCGGGAGGACAGACCCCACGCGCGCATGAGCATGAAAGTTCCAACGCAGAGCCAAAGTGGTGGCGGATTCGCCTCTTCCGCGGCATGATTGATGATGTGAAGCGCAGGGCTCCGTATTATTGGAGTGATTGGGCTGATGCATGGGACTATCGCGTCGTTCCTGCTACTGTTTATATGTATTTTGCCAA TATCCTGCCGGCCCTGGCGTTTTCACTTGATATGTTTGAGAAGACGCATCAGAGTTATGGTGTCAATGAGGTTCTCCTCGCCTCAGTCTTGGGCTCCTTTGTCTTTTCGCTTTTTGCGGCTCAACCTTTGGTCATTGTTGGGGTTACTG GTCCAATTACTGTCTTCAATTATACTGTCTATGACATTATCGCGCCTCGTGGAACTCCGTACATGGAGTTCATGTGCTGGATTGGGAT ATGGTCGCTTATTATGCACTGGATACTCGCTATAATGAATGCCTGCAACGCCCTGACCTACGTGACTCGCTTCTCGTGCGACATCTTTGGATTCTACGTTGCGTTCATCTACCTCCAGAAAGGGATCCAGGTCCTCACGAGGCAGTGGGGATTCGCCGGGGAGGCGTCCGCGTATCTGAGTATCATGGTAGCTCTGCTGGTTCTCATGGCCGCGTGGATTTGTGGAGAGCTCGGTAACAGCAGCCTGTTCCAGAGATATGTGCGGAAGTTCTTGGAGGACTATGGCACGCCATTGACAATTGTTTTTTTTACTGGCTTTGTCCATATCGGCCACATGAGGAACGTCGAGGTTGCGACTCTGCCTACCTCCAAGGCATTCTTCCCCACAGCTGATCGTGGCTGGTTGGTACATTTCTGGAATTTGGATGTCGCGGATATCTTCCTTGCCATTCCGTTTGCCTTGCTTCTTACCATTCTCTTCTACTTTGATCATAATG TGTCATCACTCATCGCGCAGGGAACAGAGTTCCCTCTCCGAAAACCAGCAGGCTTTCACTGGGATCTCTGGCTGCTAGGCCTGACCACGTTCGTTGCAGGAATCCTAGGCATCCCATTCCCGAACGGCCTTATCCCACAAGCACCGTTCCACACTGCCGCCCTCTGCGTCACGCGCAACGTagcagacgaagaagacaCAAATAAGGGCAAAACTATTCGCGTAACCGACCACGTTGTTGAGCAACGGGTCAGCAACCTCGCGCAGGGCCTCCTAACGCTAGGCACCATGACTGGTCCGCTTTTAATAGTCCTTCATCTTATCCCTCAAGGCGTCATGGCCGGtcttttcttcgtcatggGCgtccaagccctccaagcCAATGGCATCACACAGAaactcatcttcctcgcACAAGACCGCGATCTCACACCGCGGTCTGACCCACTCAAAGGCCTTGAACGCCGCCGCGCCATCTGGGCCTTTGTCATTCTCGAACTCATTGGGTTTGGCGGAACATTTGCAATCACGCAGACGATTGCTGCTATTGGGTTCCCTGTTATCATTTTGGTCTTGATTCCTGTTCGCTCGTTTTTGTTACCGCGGTGGTTCACGCAAGAGGAGCTCTCGGCTCTGGATGGGCCCGCAGCCAGTCCGTTTACCATGGAGAGTGTGGGTGGTGTTTATGGGCATACtcctgaagaggagatgACTCAGAGTTCCCGGGGTGAAGGGGTTCTGCTCCCTGAAGCGCATGGATTGACGCATACAGGCGCGGAAAATGATATTGAGATGGGCGTTTATGAGCACCAGGcgaggcaaaggaagaaCATGGGAAATCAGAGTCAAAACTAA
- the bbp gene encoding putative zinc knuckle transcription factor/splicing factor MSL5/ZFM1 (transcript_id=CADANIAT00005496) → MSWRNQGITGSNNIPLGKRRFGGGEEEDSRTATPASAPGDQRGRSPVRADPPADGVKRRKKRNRWGDAQENKAAGLMGLPTMIMANFTTEQLEAYTLHLRIEEISQKLRINDVVPADGDRSPSPPPQYDNFGRRVNTREYRYRKRLEDERHKLVEKAIKTIPNYHPPSDYRRPTKTQEKVYVPVNDYPEINFIGLLIGPRGNTLKKMETESGAKIAIRGKGSVKEGKGRSDAAHASNQEEDLHCLIMADTEEKVNKAKKLVHNVIETAASIPEGQNELKRNQLRELAALNGTLRDDENQACQNCGQIGHRKYDCPEQRNFTANIICRVCGNAGHMARDCPDRQRGSDWRNAGGFNPGRRAIGGGDAVDREMEQLMQELSGGAPGPDGQPVRRIEAGPDGYDDRDYKPWQRAPPPSDVAPWQQRGGRDNRRDDYGSRDNGGAAPWATQGRGGNDYGYGAGAYGAPPGAGTAAPWQQAAPPPPGQAAYGYGYPAYPPPAPGMGAPPAPPGLGAPPPPPGMSSMYYGASGSPPPPPPGEGPPPPPPSDQPPPPPPPA, encoded by the exons ATGTCGTGGCGCAATCAAGGCATCACGGGGTCCAACAATATTCCCCTGGGCAAGAGGCGgtttggtggtggtgaggaggaagacagtCGCACCGCGACACCTGCCTCCGCTCCCGGGGACCAGCGTGGTAGAAGTCCTGTTCGAG CTGATCCTCCTGCGGACGGAGTGAAGCGACGCAAGAAGCGTAACCGCTGGGGTGATGCTCAGGAGAACAAGGCCGCTGGTCTGATGGGCTTGCCCACCATGATCATGGCCAACTTCACTACTGAGCAGCTTGAGGCGTACACTCTTCACCTGCGTATTGAAGAGATCAGCCAGAAGCTGAGGATTAACGATGTAGTCCCCGCGGATGGCGACAG GTCCCCGTCTCCCCCACCGCAGTACGATAACTTTGGAAGACGTGTAAACACTAGGGAATACCGCTACCGCAAGCGCCTCGAGGATGAGCGTCATAAACTCGTGGAAAAGGCGATCAAGACCATTCCTAACTATCACCCGCCCTCTGACTATAGGCGCCCTACTAAGACCCAGGAGAAGGTCTATGTGCCAGTCAATGACTATCCAGAGATTAACTTCA TTGGCTTACTCATAGGTCCTCGTGGAAAcactttgaagaagatggagaccGAGTCCGGTGCAAAAATCGCTATCCGTGGCAAAGGCTCCgtcaaggaaggaaaaggccgATCTGACGCTGCTCACGCTAGcaaccaggaagaagaccttcATTGTTTGATTATGGCAGACACCGAAGAGAAGGTTAACAAAGCAAAGAAGCTGGTGCACAATGTTATCGAAACG GCTGCCTCTATCCCTGAAGGACAAAACGAGCTCAAGAGGAACCAACTTCGCGAGCTGGCTGCGCTTAACGGTACACTTCGTGACGATGAGAACCAGGCTTGCCAGAACT GCGGTCAAATTGGTCATCGCAAATACGACTGTCCTGAACAGCGTAATTTCACCGCCAACATCATCTGTCGTGTCTGTGGCAATGCTGGGCACATGGCTCGTGACTGTCCTGACCGCCAGAGGGGCAGCGATTGGCGCAACGCTGGAGGTTTCAATCCGGGCCGCAGAGCCATCGGCGGTGGTGATGCTGTTGACCGAGAAATGGAG CAACTTATGCAAGAATTGTCTGGCGGCGCTCCTGGTCCGGATGGCCAACCAGTCCGTCGTATCGAGGCCGGTCCTGACGGTTACGACGACCGCGATTACAAGCCCTGGCAACGCGCTCCCCCTCCAAGCGACGTGGCTCCCTGGCAGCAACGGGGTGGCCGTGACAACCGCCGTGACGATTACGGATCCCGCGACAATGGCGGTGCTGCACCATGGGCCACTCAGGGCCGTGGTGGCAACGACTATGGTTATGGTGCGGGCGCTTATGGCGCTCCCCCAGGGGCTGGGACAGCTGCTCCTTGGCAACAGGCGGCTCCCCCTCCACCTGGACAGGCTGCTTATGGATATGGCTATCCTGCGTATCCTCCGCCTGCACCTGGTATGGgcgctcctcctgctcctcctggCCTGggtgctcctcctcccccaccAGGCATGTCTTCGATGTACTACGGCGCCAGTGGCAGtccaccgccgcctcctcctggCGAGGGACCaccccctccgcctccaagcGACCAGCCCCCGCCTCCCCCACCACCTGCTTGA
- a CDS encoding ferric reductase family protein (transcript_id=CADANIAT00005494), translating into MASTLLFMSLVGHSLAADLERRHGDENPFWAALNDDLARYSLLALGCFAACMYMWKMWFRIAAHMRRLASFSNERQNYFVPAHPTLAKIKKHIVYAPLFRNRHNREFQLSRAVNMGTLPSRFHTFIIVGIIAMNITLCCVTVPYKSEPDSVAGVILSRTGVMATVNLIPLVLLAGRNNPLITLLQVPYDTYNLIHRWLARIVVCEALAHTFAWLIPKAQSMGWEAISQSFAHSTFIQSGLIGTCAFVALLVHSPSAVRHAFYETFLHLHIAFAVLAFAYLWIHLDGRNAQNFLLAAIILWALERFARLVIIVYRNVGGRATTAVVEALPGDAMRITLKLSRPWAFEPGQHMYLYIPAIGWWTSHPFSIGWSDAEDVMGDEKSLPVSSRDVYGPQKTTISLLVRRRTGFTDKLFQRAVSAVDCKVSLTAFAEGPYGSIHSMDSYGSVILFAGGVGITHLVPFCRHLVKGYAEGTVAARRVTLVWIIQSPEHLEWIRPWMTSILAMNRRREVLRIQLFITRPRNTKEIQSPSSTVQMFPGRPNIDTLIGMEVENQVGAMGVLVCGNGSLSDDVRRACRTRQDRTQIDFVEESFTW; encoded by the exons ATGGCTTCTACACTTCTTTTCATGTCCCTGGTTGGACACTCTTTAGCAGCAGATCTTGAGCGGCGTCATGGCGATGAGAACCCATTCTGGGCCGCTCTCAACGACGACCTCGCCCGGTACTCTTTGCTGGCTCTTGGCTGTTTCGCAGCATGCATGTATATGTGGAAGATGTGGTTCCGCATCGCCGCCCATATGCGGCGGCTGGCAAGTTTCAGCAATGAACGCCAGAACTACTTTGTACCGGCACACCCAACTCTCGCCAAAATCAAGAAGCATATTGTCTATGCTCCGCTCTTCCGTAACCGGCACAACAGGGAGTTCCAGCTCTCCCGGGCTGTCAATATGGGTACTCTGCCCAGCCGGTTCCACACTTTCATCATTGTCGGCATTATCGCCATGAATATCACCCTCTGCTGCGTCACTGTGCCCTACAAGTCGGAGCCGGACTCTGTGGCGGGCGTCATTCTCAGCCGAACGGGTGTGATGGCGACTGTCAATCTTATCCCGCTCGTTCTTCTGGCCGGCAGAAACAATCCGCTCATCACGCTGCTCCAGGTGCCTTACGACACCTACAACCTGATCCACCGCTGGCTGGCTAGGATCGTAGTTTGTGAGGCTCTTGCCCATACTTTTGCCTGGCTGATCCCCAAGGCTCAATCAA TGGGCTGGGAGGCGATCTCACAGTCCTTTGCCCATAGTACATTCATCCAGAGCGGGTTGATT GGAACCTGTGCCTTTGTTGCGCTCTTGGTGCATTCTCCTTCGGCGGTCCGTCACGCGTTTTATGAGACattcctccacctccacatTGCCTTTGCGGTGCTCGCATTTGCTTACCTCTGGATTCATTTGGACGGACGAAATGCGCAGAATTTCCTCCTCGCGGCAATCATCCTCTGGGCGTTGGAAAGATTTGCACGTCTTGTGATCATAGTGTACCGCAACGTCGGAGGGCGTGCTACAACTGCCGTGGTGGAGGCCCTGCCCGGTGACGCCATGAGAATCACCCTAAAGCTGTCGCGCCCATGGGCCTTTGAACCCGGTCAGCATATGTATCTGTATATTCCCGCAATTGGCTGGTGGACGTCCCACCCCTTCTCAATTGGATGGAGTGATGCGGAGGACGTCATGGGCGACGAGAAGAGCCTCCCTGTAAGCAGTCGGGATGTTTATGGCCCTCAAAAAACAACCATCTCTCTGCTGGTTCGCCGCCGGACTGGATTCACCgacaagctcttccagcGCGCTGTGAGCGCCGTCGATTGCAAGGTCTCTCTTACAGCTTTTGCGGAAGGGCCATATGGCAGCATTCACTCCATGGACTCGTACGGGTCGGTTATTTTGTTCGCTGGAGGTGTCGGCATCACGCACTTGGTGCCATTCTGCCGCCATCTCGTCAAGGGATACGCGGAGGGAACTGTGGCTGCACGCCGCGTCACTCTTGTTTGGATTATTCAGTCTCCTGAGCACTTGGAGTGGATCCGACCCTGGATGACCAGCATTCTGGCCATGAACCGCCGCCGCGAGGTCCTGCGGATTCAGCTGTTCATCACGCGGCCGCGTAATACTAAAGAAATCCAGAGCCCCAGTTCCACCGTGCAGATGTTCCCGGGACGACCGAACATCGACACACTTATTGGGATGGAGGTTGAGAATCAGGTCGGGGCTATGGGTGTGCTGGTCTGCGGTAATGGCAGTTTGAGTGACGATGTTCGCCGTGCCTGCCGGACTCGACAGGATCGGACGCAAATTGATTTTGTTGAGGAGAGTTTCACGTGGTAG
- a CDS encoding protein gstA (transcript_id=CADANIAT00005495): MSGVTPALRLLKGCFSQFSFNSNLRIPLKHSQLLNSASSRPYNRLFSTTSPVMSRPDITLYTAQTPNGIKISIALEELGIPYKVEKIDISKNVQKEPWFLEINPNGRIPALTDTFTDGQKIRLFESGSILTYLAEQYDKDYKISYPRGTREYYETISWLYFQNAGVGPMQGQANHFSRYAPERIEYGVNRYVNETRRLYGVLDKHLANSKSGYLVGDHITIADISHWGWVAAAGWAGVDIDEFPHLKAWEERLAAREGVEKGRHVPSPHTIKDLLKDKKKAEEIAAQGRAWVQEGMKNDAAK, from the exons ATGAGCGGGGTAACGCCTGCTCTTAGGCTACTTAAAGGCTGCTTCTCCCAGTTCAGCTTCAATTCCAATCTCCGCATTCCTCTTAAACATTCTCAACTATTAAACTCAGCTTCATCTCGTCCCTACAATCGGCTCTTTTCTACTACTTCACCCGTCATGTCTAGGCCGGATATCACGTTGTACACAGCCCAGACCCCCAATGGGATTAAAATCTCCATTGCTTTAGAGGAATTGGG CATCCCCTACAAAGTCGAGAAGATCGACATCAGCAAGAACGTCCAGAAGGAGCC CTGGTTCCTCGAAATAAACCCCAACGGCCGCATCCCCGCCCTGACGGACACTTTTACCGACGGGCAGAAAATCCGTCTTTTCGAGTCCGGTAGTATCCTTACCTACCTCGCTGAGCAATATGATAAAGACTACAAGATCTCCTACCCTCGTGGCACCCGGGAGTACTACGAGACAATCAGCTGGCTGTATTTCCAGAACGCCGGCGTAGGACCCATGCAAGGGCAGGCGAACCACTTCTCGCGGTACGCGCCGGAGCGCATTGAGTACGGGGTGAACCGATACGTAAACGAGACCCGACGCCTGTACGGCGTGCTCGATAAGCATTTAGCAAACTCAAAATCGGGGTACCTTGTCGGCGATCATATCACTATCGCGGACATCTCGCACTGGGGTTGGGTTGCTGCAGCGGGATGGGCCGGGGTTGATATCGACGAATTCCCGCATCTTAAGGCTTGGGAGGAGAGATTGGCTGCTAGAGAAGGCGTTGAGAAGGGAAGGCATGTGCCTAGTCCGCATACGATTAAGGATTTGttgaaggataagaagaaggcagaggagatcGCGGCGCAGGGGAGGGCATGGGTGCaggaggggatgaagaatgATGCGGCGAAATAG
- a CDS encoding uncharacterized protein (transcript_id=CADANIAT00005499), translating into MYQSSLRQSPVKEGRRILSEKNANACLSPARSPAKQTLLNAPSPSPKKLLPSPLFAPSFVAQKRSTTEVDAEDAGSQLPESGNERRVDIGHESDAMSIDVSEQTRQQEGEQGDIATSRTVPSDPETRKQFIQEKATLLRSRLQNAMRRVRDPQFDRRLSELEEHSRKCPRLSAPATKPPGGVGLQQHLEQKYRTEGTGTRVQAKEDKDENGDELMLSTPRAQVQREKQEQREIIQIPNEDDEETTPTQNQIVQRTEAQMNGNENRAPSPTQMVLSSPTYKSTAQAGQFDDDRPLAREATAATSPSSSVRGQGRGDGDAVDGLLKLMGTPTTEHGQGHGQTAGASV; encoded by the exons ATGTATCAATCATCCCTCCGCCAGAGTCCCGTCAAAGAAGGCCGGCGGATACTCAGCGAGAAGAACGCCAACGCGTGCCTCTCGCCCGCACGCTCGCCAGCCAAACAAACGCTCCTTAACGCCCCGTCTCCTTCACCCAAGAAACTCCTGCCGTCACCTCTATTTGCGCCTTCGTTTGTTGCCCAAAAACGCTCTACTACTGAGGTGGACGCGGAAGACGCCGGCTCTCAACTGCCAGAGTCTGGTAATGAACGGCGCGTTGATATAGGCCATGAATCCGACGCGATGAGCATAGATGTCTCTGAACAGACAAGACAGCAGGAAGGGGAACAAGGAGACATCGCAACATCGAGGACCGTCCCATCTGACCCTGAAACGCGAAAACAATTCATACAAGAG AAAGCAACCCTCCTCCGCAGCAGACTTCAAAACGCCATGCGGCGCGTTCGAGATCCCCAATTTGATCGCCGCCTATCAGAGCTCGAAGAACACAGTCGGAAATGCCCTCGACTCTCAGCGCCAGCTACTAAACCGCCCGGCGGAGTTGGTCTGCAACAACATCTAGAGCAGAAGTACAGGACGGAAGGAACCGGAACGAGAGTACAAGCTAAAGAAGATAAAGATGAAAATGGCGACGAGCTAATGCTATCCACACCACGAGCACAGGTGCAGAGAGAAAAGCAGGAACAAAGAGAGATAATCCAGATACCcaatgaagacgatgaagaaacGACACCCACGCAGAACCAGATCGTTCAACGTACAGAGGCACAAATGAATGGGAACGAGAACAGGGCGCCCTCGCCAACGCAGATGGTTCTTAGCAGCCCTACGTACAAGTCGACTGCACAGGCAGGCCAATTTGATGATGATCGGCCACTTGCGCGCGAGGCAACTGCGGCGACgtcgccctcttcatcggtGAGAGGCCAGGGGCGTGGTGATGGCGATGCGGTGGATGGATTGCTCAAGTTGATGGGGACCCCAACCACGGAGCACGGGCAAGGGCATGGGCAGACCGCGGGTGCGAGCGTATGA